From the genome of Pradoshia eiseniae:
TGGGCATGGAAGACCTCCTCCGCGCAGATTCTTTGCAGGGCACGCCCATATGGTCCATAGGAGGCGCCGAGCATGTCTGTCTGGGTGATAATGGCGGCACCATCGACTAGCCAGCCGATCAAGCCGGCATCGCCCCATGATTTCGCTTCCATATGGAAGACATTATGAAACTTTAAATCTCCGTTAAATAAGTCCTGGAGGATATCATCCCGCTTTTTCCCGTAAGGTTTCATTAAATCCTCGGCGACACGCAATAATAATTGGCCATGGCCCATTTCATCCTGAACCTTCGCCATGATGCCAAGCTTTCTTTGAAGGGTTGGCGCTTTTGGCACCCATTCCTTCTCCGGCAGGGCACCCATGATTTCACTAATGCCATGCATCGAAATCAGCTTTATCAAGGTGTTGCGGTAAATATCAGGCATCCAGTCATCCGCTTCAATCTTTTCTCCATTGGCGATTCTGAGTTCAAATTGACGCAGCTTTTCTTCCTCATCTGTCATTGCCGGAAGCATTTCAGCCATGTGTCTTCCCACTCCTTTGTAACGATATAAAAAATATCGTTAAATATTTGTTATATTCATATGCAGCAATCAGCCCTGCGTTTCCAATTGGATACCGTGCGCCCGTTTGTCTATGATTCTAACGGCTTTTCCTTCTGAGCGCGGAATGCTCTTTGGAGGCAGAATTTGAATCGCCATTGCAACGAGACAGTTATTCTTCATCGAATGCTGAATTGTCTTGGCTAACATCAAAATGTCTGGATGATTCATATCGCTTCCTATGGCTAAGTAGAACTCCTCACTGAGCTCCACATGCAAGGCCAGTTCATCAAGCACACCGCTTCTATGCAGATGCACCTGATAATACGGGGCTAATTCAGCAATCTTTAGCAGATGATGCTCTATTTCTGAAGGAAATAGATTGACTCCGCGGATGATGAGCATATCATCAATACGGCCCTTGATTCTTGCCATCCTTGTGGTCGTCCGTCCGCATTTGCATATACCTTTTTGAATGGAGGATAGATCCCCCGTTCTGTAGCGGATGATTGGCAGAGCTTCTTTTGTCAGGCTAGTGAAAACAAGCTCCCCTATCTCGCCGTCAGGAACGGGCTCAAGTGTGTTTGGGTCAATGACCTCCACGATAAAATGGTCATCCGCGATATGAAGCCCGTCTTGCGCCTCATGACATTCCATCGAAATCCCCGGACCCATCACCTCGCTCAACCCATAAATATCACAGGCTTTAATGCCAAGCTTCCCTTCAAGCGTCCTTCTCATTTCCTCCGACCAAGGCTCGGCACCGAAAATGCCATATTTCAGCGATGTGTCTGCAGGATCCAATCCGAGTGTCTCCATTTTCTCGATGATATTCAAGATATAGGACGGCGTTCCCGCGATGACAGCCGGATTAAAATCTTGAATCAAACTGATCTGCCGCTCGGTATTCCCCCCAGAAACAGGCACGGTCGCCATCCCGAGGCGTTCAGCCCCATAATGCAGGCCCAGTCCCCCGGTGAATAATCCATACCCATAAGCATTATGAAAAATTTCTCCCGGCTGGCCGCCAGCAATCGCTATGGACCTTGCAACGAGATCTGCCCACATATCGATGTCCTTTCTCGTATAGCAGACAACGGTCGGTTTCCCGCTCGTACCAGAGGAGGCATGGATTCGTACGATATCCTTCTGGTCAACAGCCATTAGTCCAAAGGGGTAATGCTCTCGCAAATCCGTTTTTTTCGTGAAAGGAAGTCTCTTTAAATCGGCTAATGTTTGGATGTCACTAGGCTGAATCGCCGCCTGATCGAACTTATCACGGTAAAAAGGCACTTTCTCATAGACATTTCGAACAGTCTCTTGCAGTCTGGCTAGCTGAATATCTTCCATCTCAGCTTTAGGCAAAGTCTCATTTTCATGGAGAATCATCCTATTCCTCCTTCATAAATAAAGCGCTTTCATTGAGTATGAAAAAAATATATAACAAGATATTTATCTTCGATGTATTTCCGTTATATAAAAATTAACACATCGACACAATTTTGTAAATAATTAGAAAACGTTTTTCTCCTATTTTTTAAAAAAGCTGTTTTCATAAGGATTGTTGCTATTGATTGGTGCTTGTTCATGATATGAAAATAGCCACCTCCAAAAGGAAGTGGCTGTACTTGTTATTGGACTAACGCCCCGGTTAGTTTAATTATATTTTTGTCCATTCTGTACTCAACAATGAAAAAATTAAGGAGTCGTGAGATTGATTATTTTGATAGAGGTATCCCCTCAACAAACCTTCCTTAGTAAAACCTAAACGATTTAATAAGTGTATAGATGGGTCATTTTGCGGATAAGTCACTGCTCCAATCCTAAACAGTTCCAAATTTTCAAACGAATACCTTAATACTTCTTTTACTGCTTCGAAGGCAATTCCTTTATTCCAATGTGAAGGATGCAATTCAAATCCAATCTCAGCCTTTTTACTCCACGTGCTAAGGTTGTTTAATCCTAATGTACCAACAAAATTACCTGTATCTTTCAATACAATGCCCCACCTTATACCTCTTTTATTCTCATAAGTGCTTTGGAAGGACTCAACTACTTTTGAAGCTTCTTCTAAACTTTTCAAGCTATCCATTCCGTAATACTTAGTCACTTCATCTTTTGACATAATTTCGAAAAAGCTTTCTGTATGTTCTTCTTTTACTTGAACTAAATTCAGTCGATTAGTTTCTAACTCAGGATATCCCATAAAATATACCCCCTCAATCTATCATCGATTATTTTAATCCTAGTACAACTAAACTGCCGCTTTACTTCCATTAGACATTCAAAAATAGGACATTATTTCTCTGTGAAATAATACCCTTGTTAGGATTGTAAACATTGATATTAATTTTCCCTATAAAGTCGATCAGCTCTATTCGCACCATAAAACGTTAAAAACATACCGAAAATAACAAACGCTACCCAAGCATCATCATTTTTCAATGCTAAGACTATTCCTATAATTTCTAACACAAAAGCTATAGTAAAAGCTAGAATTGTCTTTGTATCTTTTAGCACTCTCCTATTCACTTCTTCACTTCCTGTTCTTCTTAATAAATATCTTGTTATTAATCTAACTTTATATCCCATTATTGAGAGAAAGAACTAGTTCTTCTTCCGTTAATCTGCCGCATATGTTCAACAAGTCATCCTAATTCAACTGCACCACAAATTGGATATTCATATCCTTTTCTTCAGTATCAACAATCTATACGAAAACAGCCTAAAAAAAAGATAAAAGAATGGACGACACAGTCCACCCTTTCACCAGCATTTTCGTTATTTCTGATCCAGAATCTCCTTGAATTCCCGCCCCTTTTGGACATAGGTCTCGATCGATAGCTGGATGAGCTGCAGATCCTTCTCCCCAAGCTCTCTCACTACTTTACCGGGAGAACCGACCACTAATGAACGCGGAGGAATTTTCTTACCAGGGGAGATCAATGTGTTGGCCCCGATGATGCACTCTTCGCCGATTTCGGCCCCATCCAAAATAGTGGAACCCATGCCGATGATGGAGCGATTGCCAATCGTGCAGCCATGCAGGATCGCGTTATGGCCAACGGTGACTTCATCCCCGATTGTCAGAGGCTGTCCCTCATACAAATGCAAGGTCGAATTATCCTGAATGCTTGTCCGTTTTCCAACTACGATTGGACCTTCATCCCCGCGCATGACCGCATTGAACCAGATGGAGGATTGTTCCCCGATTGTGACATCTCCGATGATGAATGCTCCTGGTGCTACAAATACAGACTCATCAATGACTGCCTGTTTTTTTCCGTATGGTACCAGCATACAAATACCTCCTAAAATTGCCATAATTTTCATTTTATTATAACATAAGAAAAAAAGGAGAAGATGATTTGAAAACAATTCATGAATTGCTCCACATTACCTATCCGATTATCCAGGGGGGCATGGGAAACATCAGCAATGCTCTACTCACCGCCGCCATTTCTGAAGCGGGAGGACTCGGCACAATTGGTGCGGGCACCCGTACACCTGAAGAGGTAGACCAAATGATTCAAGAGGTGAAGGAAGGGACAAGCAAGCCATTCTCACTCAATATTCCGATTACCGTCACCAAGTATGCCAAAGAACTAGTTGAACTGGCGATTGCCCATCAAGTTCCTGTCGTAAGCCTTTCAGCAGGTAACCCTGGGAAACTGATTCCCCTATTACATAAAGAAGGCATTAAAGTCATCGTTGTCGTCGCCTCTGTTAAGCATGCCCAAAAAGCTGAAGCGGCAGGCGCTGACCTGTTAGTCGCAGAAGGCTTTGAAGCCGCCGGCATTAATTCAAGCCTGGAGATTACAACGTTCTCCTTGATTCCGCAAATCGCCAATGCGGTGAAAATCCCAGTCATCGCAGCTGGCGGCATCGGGGATGGCCGCGGTTTGGCCGCTGCCCTGATGCTTGGAGCAAGCGGCGTGCAAATGGGCACACGCTTCATCGCCACAAAAGAAGCACCAATGCATGAAGCATATAAGGAGCGGCTGTTGAATGCATCTGATACCGATACCCTCATCTTCGGGCGAACGGTTGGCAGAGTGAGACGGATTCTGCATACCCCTTATGCCGAAAAGCTCATCCAGATAGAACAACAAGGATTAACCATAGAAGAATATGCACAGCTGACAGATGAGGATAAGCATGTCCGTGCCGCCATGGATGGAAATCTTGAAGAGGGATTCCTCAATAGCGGTCAGGTGGCAGGCTTGATCACGTCCATTCCATCAGTAAAGGAGCTGCTCGCAGACATTATGAAAGAAGCAGATGAACAGCTTCAAAAAGGAACGGCTCTTCTTAAGACATACAGCCATTTATCTTAAAACTCATAAAAAACCATGGCTCTAAATGTTTGAGGCCATGGTTTTTTCCTATTATAGAACTGCCTCTTCTTCCTTAACAGCCGGCTCCTTCTCACGAAACTTCACAATGGATATGGTGATCAGAATGCCAATCGTCAACAGGCAGGTAATCACACTTGGCCGATGGCTCTCATTAAACATGAAAATGACGGTAATCACGCTTAAGGTCAATGCCGTAAACCCTGAGATATATGGGTATCCCCATATTCTAAAGCTCGGCAGTGAAGGATAGGATGGACGAAGTTTAATCTGTGCAAGAGTGACGCTAATCCACACTAAGGATACGACAAATCCCGGGAAGGCCATTAATAATGTGAACACCCTGTCCTGTGCAAAGAAAGCGATCATTGAACCGCCGACAAGGACAGCCGCACTGAACATCAGGCTATAGAACGGCACCCCTTTTGAGGTCACCTGACCAAAGGACTTAGGGGCTTCCCCCCCGGCAGCCAGGGAATGGAGCATACGCGTACAGCCATATAAACCAGAGTTGGCAGCAGAGAGAACGGCCGTGATTAAGATGAAGTTCATGATATGTGCGGCACCCTGCAGTCCTGCCATCGATAATACTTGTACAAATGGACTCGATTGATCGCTAATTTGGTTCCACGGAATGAGTCCGCAAATGACCAAAATCGGCAGCGTATAAAAGAGAATGATCCGCCAAATGAAGCTTTTGATTACCTTAGGGAGAATCCGCTCGGCATCTTTTGCCTCATTCACGGTAACCCCAATCAATTCAGAGCCTCCATAGGAGTACATGACAATGAGCAGGGCCGCA
Proteins encoded in this window:
- the paaA gene encoding 1,2-phenylacetyl-CoA epoxidase subunit PaaA → MAEMLPAMTDEEEKLRQFELRIANGEKIEADDWMPDIYRNTLIKLISMHGISEIMGALPEKEWVPKAPTLQRKLGIMAKVQDEMGHGQLLLRVAEDLMKPYGKKRDDILQDLFNGDLKFHNVFHMEAKSWGDAGLIGWLVDGAAIITQTDMLGASYGPYGRALQRICAEEVFHAQHGEAIIMALAEGTDEQRKMVQNAIDYWWESLLLFFGPPSKNEVGASKQDITIKYRIRTKTNEELRQSFLTKYVKRIRSLGFTIPDETLRFDEETGKWIYKQPDWMKLKQIAKNEGPKSQERLNLRRSSYKANQWVREALAPKAN
- the paaK gene encoding phenylacetate--CoA ligase PaaK, translated to MILHENETLPKAEMEDIQLARLQETVRNVYEKVPFYRDKFDQAAIQPSDIQTLADLKRLPFTKKTDLREHYPFGLMAVDQKDIVRIHASSGTSGKPTVVCYTRKDIDMWADLVARSIAIAGGQPGEIFHNAYGYGLFTGGLGLHYGAERLGMATVPVSGGNTERQISLIQDFNPAVIAGTPSYILNIIEKMETLGLDPADTSLKYGIFGAEPWSEEMRRTLEGKLGIKACDIYGLSEVMGPGISMECHEAQDGLHIADDHFIVEVIDPNTLEPVPDGEIGELVFTSLTKEALPIIRYRTGDLSSIQKGICKCGRTTTRMARIKGRIDDMLIIRGVNLFPSEIEHHLLKIAELAPYYQVHLHRSGVLDELALHVELSEEFYLAIGSDMNHPDILMLAKTIQHSMKNNCLVAMAIQILPPKSIPRSEGKAVRIIDKRAHGIQLETQG
- a CDS encoding GNAT family N-acetyltransferase yields the protein MGYPELETNRLNLVQVKEEHTESFFEIMSKDEVTKYYGMDSLKSLEEASKVVESFQSTYENKRGIRWGIVLKDTGNFVGTLGLNNLSTWSKKAEIGFELHPSHWNKGIAFEAVKEVLRYSFENLELFRIGAVTYPQNDPSIHLLNRLGFTKEGLLRGYLYQNNQSHDSLIFSLLSTEWTKI
- a CDS encoding gamma carbonic anhydrase family protein — protein: MLVPYGKKQAVIDESVFVAPGAFIIGDVTIGEQSSIWFNAVMRGDEGPIVVGKRTSIQDNSTLHLYEGQPLTIGDEVTVGHNAILHGCTIGNRSIIGMGSTILDGAEIGEECIIGANTLISPGKKIPPRSLVVGSPGKVVRELGEKDLQLIQLSIETYVQKGREFKEILDQK
- a CDS encoding NAD(P)H-dependent flavin oxidoreductase, whose amino-acid sequence is MKTIHELLHITYPIIQGGMGNISNALLTAAISEAGGLGTIGAGTRTPEEVDQMIQEVKEGTSKPFSLNIPITVTKYAKELVELAIAHQVPVVSLSAGNPGKLIPLLHKEGIKVIVVVASVKHAQKAEAAGADLLVAEGFEAAGINSSLEITTFSLIPQIANAVKIPVIAAGGIGDGRGLAAALMLGASGVQMGTRFIATKEAPMHEAYKERLLNASDTDTLIFGRTVGRVRRILHTPYAEKLIQIEQQGLTIEEYAQLTDEDKHVRAAMDGNLEEGFLNSGQVAGLITSIPSVKELLADIMKEADEQLQKGTALLKTYSHLS
- a CDS encoding amino acid permease: MMAMGGAIGTGIFKGSAETVTLAGPGVILTYVFAGLLLLVVMGAIAEMALVYPNTNMKGFIHRAFGKRVSFVVGWMYCIMWLAVCVIEVVVAGSFLQYWFPSIPLWALSLVCTAFVIGINMMNVKNYGEFEFWFAGIKITMIILFIILGACILFGLIPSNESNYLQNFTGHGGFFPNGWTSIFAALLIVMYSYGGSELIGVTVNEAKDAERILPKVIKSFIWRIILFYTLPILVICGLIPWNQISDQSSPFVQVLSMAGLQGAAHIMNFILITAVLSAANSGLYGCTRMLHSLAAGGEAPKSFGQVTSKGVPFYSLMFSAAVLVGGSMIAFFAQDRVFTLLMAFPGFVVSLVWISVTLAQIKLRPSYPSLPSFRIWGYPYISGFTALTLSVITVIFMFNESHRPSVITCLLTIGILITISIVKFREKEPAVKEEEAVL